In the Carboxydothermus hydrogenoformans Z-2901 genome, one interval contains:
- the yaaA gene encoding S4 domain-containing protein YaaA, with translation MEKVYIHTEYIELDSLLKWANIAMTGGQAKQMIKSGMVLVNGVVETRRKKKIYPGDRVEIAGGPVLIVEAEER, from the coding sequence ATGGAAAAAGTTTACATCCACACGGAATATATTGAGTTAGACTCTTTATTAAAATGGGCAAATATCGCCATGACCGGTGGCCAAGCCAAACAAATGATAAAAAGTGGCATGGTTTTGGTAAATGGCGTGGTTGAAACCCGGCGAAAGAAAAAAATATATCCCGGTGACCGGGTGGAAATAGCCGGAGGCCCTGTATTGATTGTGGAAGCAGAGGAGCGGTAA
- the recF gene encoding DNA replication/repair protein RecF (All proteins in this family for which functions are known are DNA-binding proteins that assist the filamentation of RecA onto DNA for the initiation of recombination or recombinational repair.), with the protein MFVDRLQLLNFRNYEELLIDFSPGKILIYGANGQGKTNLIEAIYYLVIGKSFRGKDNSLIRFGAESFQIGAKISKNGQKTTLGVEYSVKGKFFLKNGQKQKSFSSILGNLKGVLFTPDEPVIFFGFPANRRKALDLFLAQTSKTYLLNLIYYQKVLTNKNALLKQVWNVDNLIEAWNYKLAEFGAEIIKEREKCLKILNDIINELNAQLRFLPGKIEASYKTSGADDKEKIFELLKQKYTEEKDKKQALFGPHRDDLNFYVNGRDLKIFGSQGQKKGALLLFKLSQAVYMAKVSGEKPVVLLDDLYSEFDKEKREALEGFFLKYSDQVFITATEPIDLKNYHQVVFIENGKVS; encoded by the coding sequence GTGTTTGTCGACCGACTCCAGCTTTTAAATTTTCGCAATTACGAGGAACTTTTAATAGATTTTTCTCCGGGGAAGATATTAATTTATGGGGCCAACGGTCAGGGTAAGACAAACTTGATTGAAGCGATTTATTATTTGGTAATCGGTAAGTCTTTTCGCGGAAAAGATAATTCTTTGATCCGTTTTGGAGCGGAAAGCTTTCAAATAGGAGCAAAAATCAGTAAAAACGGCCAAAAAACAACTTTAGGGGTGGAATACTCGGTAAAAGGTAAGTTTTTTTTAAAAAACGGCCAAAAACAAAAAAGCTTTAGCAGTATTTTGGGAAATCTTAAGGGAGTGTTATTTACCCCGGATGAGCCGGTGATTTTTTTTGGATTTCCGGCAAATCGAAGAAAAGCTTTAGATTTATTTTTAGCGCAAACTAGTAAAACATATCTTTTAAATTTAATTTATTACCAAAAAGTTTTAACCAATAAAAATGCTCTTTTAAAACAGGTATGGAATGTGGATAATTTAATTGAGGCTTGGAATTATAAGTTAGCGGAGTTTGGTGCAGAAATTATCAAGGAAAGGGAAAAGTGTTTAAAGATTTTAAATGATATAATAAATGAACTAAATGCTCAATTAAGGTTTTTACCCGGGAAAATCGAGGCTTCTTATAAAACCTCCGGGGCAGATGATAAAGAAAAAATTTTTGAGCTTTTAAAGCAAAAATATACCGAAGAAAAAGACAAAAAGCAGGCTTTGTTTGGACCTCATCGGGATGATTTAAATTTTTACGTAAACGGAAGAGATTTAAAAATATTTGGCTCTCAAGGCCAAAAAAAAGGCGCACTTTTGTTATTTAAACTTTCTCAGGCGGTATATATGGCAAAGGTTTCGGGAGAAAAACCGGTAGTACTTTTAGATGACCTTTATAGTGAATTTGATAAAGAAAAAAGAGAGGCCCTTGAAGGTTTTTTCTTAAAGTACAGTGATCAGGTATTTATAACTGCTACCGAACCCATTGATTTAAAAAATTACCATCAGGTAGTTTTCATCGAAAATGGAAAAGTATCTTAG
- the dnaA gene encoding chromosomal replication initiator protein DnaA, whose product MLKNPVEELWEQVMEVLKNHVNKPSWDMWIKSIRPLGFLENTILVEVPNKFAKDWLEEHYASLIKHILNLITNEDINFKLVVPNESAIEDSEGKTKSKKNSPKKPSKFLEEGIFFTLNPKYTFETFVVGNSNRFAHAACLAVAESPAEAYNPLFIYGGVGLGKTHLMHAIGHYILKNKPEMKVAYVTTEKFTNDLINSIKDDTTEEFRNKYRSIDVLLIDDIQFLEKKERTQEEFFHTFNALYEANKQIVISSDRTPKELSTLEDRLRSRFEWGLITDIQPPDLETRIAILRKKAQLDNLHVDDAVLNFIANEIVSNIRELEGALIRVVAYAGLHGEPITVDLAAKALKDLLPSNHVKPITIPLIQQVVANFYGLTVDDLKAKKRTKSVAFPRQVAMYLCRELTDASLPKIGEEFGGRDHTTVIHAHEKIQQDLQSDPNLKTVIRQLTEQIHKA is encoded by the coding sequence ATGTTGAAAAATCCGGTTGAAGAGCTTTGGGAACAGGTAATGGAAGTACTTAAAAATCACGTCAACAAACCAAGCTGGGACATGTGGATTAAAAGTATCAGGCCCCTTGGATTCTTAGAAAACACCATTTTAGTAGAGGTTCCCAATAAATTTGCCAAAGATTGGTTAGAAGAGCACTACGCCAGTTTAATTAAACATATTTTAAACTTAATTACCAATGAAGACATTAACTTTAAACTGGTCGTCCCCAATGAATCGGCAATAGAGGATAGCGAAGGAAAAACAAAAAGCAAGAAAAATTCACCCAAAAAACCAAGCAAATTTCTGGAGGAAGGAATCTTTTTTACCTTAAATCCCAAGTATACCTTTGAAACGTTTGTGGTGGGTAACTCCAACCGTTTTGCCCACGCCGCCTGTCTTGCAGTAGCCGAGTCTCCCGCTGAAGCGTATAATCCACTTTTTATCTACGGTGGCGTTGGCCTGGGTAAAACCCACCTCATGCATGCTATCGGCCATTACATTTTGAAAAATAAGCCGGAAATGAAAGTAGCGTACGTCACCACCGAAAAGTTCACCAATGATTTGATAAACTCAATCAAGGATGACACAACCGAAGAATTCAGAAACAAATATCGGAGCATAGACGTTTTACTAATAGATGATATACAGTTTTTAGAGAAAAAAGAACGAACTCAGGAAGAGTTTTTCCATACCTTCAACGCTTTATACGAAGCTAATAAACAAATCGTCATATCCAGTGACCGTACTCCCAAAGAACTTTCAACATTAGAGGATCGTTTAAGATCAAGGTTTGAGTGGGGTCTTATTACCGATATTCAACCTCCGGATTTGGAAACGAGAATTGCTATTCTTCGAAAAAAAGCCCAGCTGGATAATCTTCATGTAGATGATGCGGTTTTAAATTTCATCGCTAATGAGATTGTTTCTAATATTCGGGAATTAGAAGGAGCCTTAATTCGGGTTGTGGCCTATGCCGGCCTGCACGGCGAGCCAATTACCGTCGATTTGGCAGCAAAAGCATTAAAAGACTTACTTCCATCAAATCACGTTAAACCCATAACTATTCCCTTAATTCAACAGGTGGTAGCCAACTTTTATGGCTTGACCGTAGACGACTTAAAAGCCAAAAAACGAACCAAGTCGGTGGCATTTCCCCGTCAGGTTGCTATGTACTTATGCCGGGAGCTTACGGATGCCTCCCTGCCAAAGATCGGTGAGGAATTTGGCGGCCGGGACCACACCACCGTCATTCATGCGCACGAAAAAATTCAACAAGACCTCCAATCAGATCCAAACTTAAAAACCGTAATAAGGCAGCTTACCGAACAAATCCACAAAGCCTGA
- the remB gene encoding extracellular matrix regulator RemB has protein sequence MFLHLGSDVVVPGKEVIGIFDIETFSAKDYGRLLSHFSFKLPVEKIGEEPFKSLVLTNNKIFLTQISSLTLKKRWENLELFYEEEDCR, from the coding sequence ATGTTTTTACACTTGGGAAGCGATGTTGTGGTACCGGGGAAAGAGGTTATTGGAATTTTCGATATTGAAACCTTTTCTGCCAAGGATTATGGTAGACTTTTAAGCCATTTTTCGTTTAAACTTCCGGTAGAAAAAATTGGTGAAGAACCATTTAAGTCGTTGGTTTTAACCAACAATAAAATTTTTCTTACGCAAATTTCCTCCCTTACCTTAAAAAAACGGTGGGAAAACCTGGAATTGTTTTACGAAGAAGAAGATTGCCGTTAA
- the dnaN gene encoding DNA polymerase III subunit beta yields the protein MKFTCPTSILSENISLAQKAVSTKSPFPVLTGILFEANEQNSTITLTATDLQMSVETSFPAKIIEGGSVVLASKFLGDIIKKLPETELMFEYLPNEGKCVIKYGASEVSVATYRPEEFPKNEEVIDGESFYISGEEFSTFIKQVLFATGTDESRPVFTGVLFEIVGQELRLVASDTHRLAFRKTFIKREDTGKNINVIIPSRTLHEAVRIFGTVDELLIKISEGQVEFSGNGIKLTSRLIEGQFPNYQQVIPTAFKSNILINKKYFLDSLERAALLPRDKDKTPVAKFYLERENMIITSQSESGSIREELPISLEGEEFTVAFNTRYLIDVLKVLETEEIYLSLTGPLNPGVVKPVNDENYLCLVLPVRPS from the coding sequence ATGAAGTTTACCTGCCCAACTTCCATTCTTTCCGAAAATATCTCTTTAGCGCAAAAAGCAGTTTCCACTAAAAGCCCATTTCCTGTTTTAACCGGTATTCTTTTTGAAGCTAACGAACAAAATAGCACCATTACCCTGACGGCCACCGATTTACAAATGTCCGTTGAGACTTCCTTTCCGGCAAAGATAATTGAGGGAGGCAGCGTGGTCCTTGCTTCAAAGTTCCTTGGAGATATAATTAAAAAACTTCCGGAAACGGAGTTAATGTTTGAATACCTGCCAAATGAAGGAAAATGCGTAATAAAATACGGTGCATCGGAAGTATCGGTTGCCACTTACCGGCCGGAGGAGTTTCCTAAAAATGAAGAAGTTATTGATGGTGAAAGCTTTTATATAAGCGGGGAAGAATTTTCCACCTTTATTAAACAAGTTCTGTTTGCCACGGGAACCGATGAATCAAGACCGGTATTTACCGGAGTTTTATTTGAAATAGTCGGTCAGGAACTTAGGTTAGTAGCCAGTGATACTCACCGGCTTGCCTTTAGAAAAACGTTTATTAAAAGAGAAGACACCGGCAAAAATATTAATGTGATCATTCCCAGCAGAACCTTACACGAGGCAGTAAGAATCTTTGGTACCGTTGACGAACTGTTAATAAAAATAAGCGAAGGGCAGGTAGAATTTTCTGGAAACGGTATTAAACTTACATCCCGCTTAATTGAAGGACAGTTTCCCAATTATCAACAGGTAATACCCACCGCTTTTAAATCTAACATTCTCATAAATAAAAAATATTTTTTGGACTCGCTGGAAAGGGCAGCGTTACTTCCGCGGGATAAAGACAAAACTCCCGTTGCCAAATTTTATTTGGAAAGGGAAAACATGATTATTACAAGCCAGTCCGAGTCCGGTTCTATCCGGGAAGAATTACCGATATCGTTAGAGGGGGAAGAGTTTACCGTAGCTTTTAATACGCGGTACTTAATTGATGTTTTAAAAGTTTTAGAAACGGAGGAAATTTATTTAAGTCTAACCGGGCCACTAAATCCAGGAGTGGTAAAACCGGTTAACGATGAGAACTATCTCTGTTTGGTACTCCCGGTTAGACCTTCATAG
- the gyrB gene encoding DNA topoisomerase (ATP-hydrolyzing) subunit B — protein sequence MELEKNGIKYGAEEIQVLKGLEGVRKRPAMYIGSTNEKGLHHLVYEVVDNSIDEALAGFCNRIEVIIHKDGSITVADNGRGIPVDIHPEVGKPAVEVVLTMLHAGGKFGGGGYKVSGGLHGVGVSVVNALSEWLEVRIKRDGNLYYQKFSRGEPITELKIIGKSKSTGTIITFKPDAEIFETVEFNYDTLAKRLLELSYLNKNVKIILKDERINKEEIFEHSGGIKDYLKYLNKNKEPLHKIIYFEKEKDEVVVEVALQYCNSFSENILSFTNNINTTEGGTHEIGFKTALTRVINDYAKKYNLIKENNLSLQGEDIREGLTAIISVKVPDPQFEGQTKTKLVNTEVRSIVDSIVSDYLSTYLEENPAVGKKLIENAIRAARAREAARKARELARRKTALESNTLPGKLADCSEKDPSLCELYLVEGDSAGGSAKQGRDRRFQAILPLRGKILNVEKSRLDKILANEEIRAMITALGTGVDKDFDIEKARYHRLIIMTDADVDGAHIRTLLLTFFYRYLRPLIENGYVYIAQPPLYKVKKGKLEKYLYSDDELERYLNEIGREGVTIQRYKGLGEMDPEQLWETTMNPETRTILKVTLEDAAKADEIFTILMGDKVEPRREFIEKNAKLVRNLDI from the coding sequence ATGGAATTAGAAAAAAACGGAATTAAATATGGCGCCGAGGAAATTCAGGTTTTAAAAGGTTTAGAAGGTGTAAGAAAAAGACCGGCGATGTATATCGGTAGCACCAACGAAAAGGGCTTACACCACTTGGTTTATGAAGTAGTGGATAACTCAATCGATGAAGCTTTGGCCGGGTTTTGTAATCGTATAGAAGTTATTATTCATAAAGACGGGAGTATTACCGTAGCTGATAACGGTAGAGGCATCCCCGTTGATATCCATCCGGAAGTGGGGAAACCGGCGGTAGAAGTTGTCTTAACCATGCTTCACGCTGGCGGAAAATTTGGTGGTGGAGGATACAAAGTATCCGGAGGATTGCACGGCGTTGGGGTATCGGTAGTAAACGCCCTTTCCGAGTGGCTTGAAGTTAGGATAAAGAGAGATGGTAACCTCTATTACCAAAAATTTTCCAGAGGCGAGCCGATTACGGAATTGAAAATTATTGGCAAAAGTAAGTCTACCGGAACAATTATTACTTTTAAACCCGATGCCGAAATCTTTGAAACGGTGGAATTTAACTACGATACGTTAGCGAAAAGGCTTTTGGAACTATCTTATTTAAATAAAAACGTCAAAATAATTTTAAAAGATGAGAGGATTAATAAAGAAGAAATTTTTGAGCATTCGGGCGGTATAAAGGATTACTTAAAATATTTAAATAAAAATAAAGAGCCTCTTCACAAAATTATTTATTTTGAAAAAGAAAAAGACGAAGTAGTTGTGGAAGTGGCCCTGCAATACTGCAACTCTTTTTCGGAAAATATCCTGTCCTTTACCAACAACATCAACACTACCGAAGGTGGAACCCACGAAATTGGCTTTAAAACAGCCCTTACCCGGGTGATAAACGATTATGCGAAAAAATACAACTTAATTAAAGAAAACAACCTCTCCCTCCAGGGGGAAGACATCAGGGAAGGATTAACGGCGATTATCAGCGTAAAAGTACCGGATCCGCAATTTGAAGGTCAGACAAAAACAAAGCTGGTAAATACGGAAGTTCGCAGCATTGTCGATAGTATTGTTTCCGATTACCTTTCCACTTACCTGGAAGAAAATCCTGCAGTAGGAAAGAAGTTAATTGAAAATGCAATCCGGGCAGCTCGGGCCCGGGAAGCGGCAAGAAAAGCCCGGGAGCTTGCCCGCAGGAAAACTGCCCTGGAATCCAACACCCTTCCCGGGAAACTCGCCGATTGCTCGGAAAAGGATCCTTCCCTCTGCGAGCTTTATTTGGTAGAGGGGGATTCAGCGGGAGGTTCGGCCAAGCAGGGAAGGGACCGAAGATTTCAGGCAATCCTGCCGCTTAGAGGTAAGATTTTAAATGTGGAAAAATCGAGGCTTGATAAAATTTTGGCCAATGAAGAAATAAGGGCGATGATTACCGCATTAGGTACTGGGGTTGATAAAGATTTTGATATTGAAAAAGCCCGTTACCACCGGTTAATTATCATGACCGATGCCGATGTCGACGGGGCGCATATTAGAACCCTTCTTTTAACCTTTTTTTACCGGTACTTAAGACCGTTAATAGAAAACGGTTACGTTTATATTGCCCAACCTCCACTTTATAAGGTAAAAAAAGGGAAGTTAGAAAAGTACCTGTACAGTGACGATGAACTGGAAAGATATTTAAACGAGATAGGCCGGGAAGGCGTTACCATTCAAAGATACAAAGGTCTTGGAGAAATGGACCCGGAACAGCTCTGGGAAACTACGATGAATCCCGAGACAAGGACTATTTTAAAAGTTACCCTGGAAGATGCAGCAAAAGCTGATGAGATTTTCACCATTTTAATGGGCGATAAAGTTGAACCGCGGCGGGAATTTATTGAAAAGAACGCCAAACTTGTCCGGAATCTGGATATTTAA
- the gyrA gene encoding DNA gyrase subunit A encodes MFSIGKVLPVKLEEEMKSSYLDYAMSVIVGRALPDVRDGLKPVHRRILYAMHILGMTPDKPHRKSAHIVGEVLGKFHPHGDVAVYDAMVRMAQDFSTRYPLIDGHGNFGSVDGDSAAAMRYTEARMAKITVEMLRDIDKETVDFMPNYDNSTKEPVVLPSRIPNLLVNGSSGIAVGMATNIPPHNLREVIDGVVKMIDDPEVEIGELMKIIKGPDFPTGGKIMGRQGIRQAYTTGRGTIKVRAVTTFEKLSGGKTAIIVTELPYQVNKAKLIEKIAELVRDKKIDGIADLRDESDRKGMRIVIELKRDANPQVVLNQLFKHTQLQDTFGIIMLALVDNQPRILNLKEILFYYLEHQKDVVTRRTRYDLNKAEERAHILEGLKIALANLDEVIKIIRGSKDVDTAREGLMSRFGLTEKQAQAILDMRLQRLTALEREKIDEEYRELIKKIEYFNSILADERVLLGVIRQELLEIKEKYGDARRTQITNEESIFDEEDLIAEEDMVITITHQGYIKRLPVDTYKNQRRGGRGVTAMATKEEDFVRHLFVTSTHNYLLFFTNKGKVYRLKVHEIPEAGRQAKGTPIVNLLYVDQDERITAIIPVKEFTDDHYLFMVTKNGIVKKTVLSEYDSSRRDGIIALSLEEGDKLIDVKLSTGQEEVIIGTKKGMAIRFSETDVRPMGRTARGVKGITLSPGDEVIGLEVVDEQAELLTVTSKGFGKKTPFSEYRVQGRGGKGIINMKVTQKNGEVVGIVAVRPEDEVMAISGEGIMIRVKAAEISTQGRATQGVTLMKLNKDDQLTAVAKIAAQEDEEND; translated from the coding sequence TTGTTTAGTATTGGGAAGGTCTTGCCGGTTAAATTGGAAGAGGAAATGAAGTCAAGTTATTTGGATTATGCCATGAGTGTAATTGTCGGTCGGGCTTTACCCGATGTCCGCGATGGGTTAAAGCCCGTTCACCGGCGTATTTTATATGCCATGCATATTTTGGGGATGACTCCCGACAAACCCCACCGTAAATCGGCGCACATCGTGGGGGAGGTTTTGGGGAAATTCCACCCTCACGGTGACGTCGCGGTTTACGATGCCATGGTACGAATGGCCCAGGATTTTTCCACCCGCTATCCCTTAATTGATGGACACGGTAACTTTGGTTCGGTAGACGGTGATAGTGCTGCGGCAATGCGTTACACCGAGGCCCGCATGGCAAAAATAACGGTGGAGATGCTGCGGGATATTGACAAGGAAACCGTTGACTTTATGCCGAACTACGATAATTCGACCAAGGAGCCGGTAGTACTGCCGTCCAGGATTCCCAATCTTTTGGTCAATGGTTCTTCCGGAATTGCGGTGGGTATGGCCACCAACATTCCGCCCCATAATTTAAGAGAAGTAATCGACGGGGTTGTGAAAATGATTGATGACCCGGAAGTGGAAATCGGGGAGCTTATGAAAATCATCAAAGGTCCCGATTTTCCGACGGGCGGTAAGATTATGGGCCGGCAGGGAATTAGGCAGGCTTATACTACCGGTAGGGGAACGATTAAAGTTCGGGCGGTAACCACTTTTGAAAAATTAAGCGGAGGAAAAACAGCGATCATTGTTACCGAGCTTCCCTACCAGGTTAATAAAGCCAAGCTTATTGAAAAGATTGCCGAGCTGGTCCGGGATAAGAAAATCGATGGAATTGCGGATTTACGGGATGAATCGGACAGAAAGGGTATGCGCATTGTTATTGAATTAAAGCGGGATGCTAACCCCCAGGTTGTTTTAAATCAGCTCTTTAAACATACTCAGCTCCAGGATACCTTTGGTATTATCATGTTAGCGCTGGTGGACAATCAACCCAGGATTTTAAATTTAAAGGAAATTCTTTTTTACTACTTGGAGCATCAAAAAGATGTTGTAACGCGACGAACCCGGTATGACTTAAATAAAGCCGAAGAGCGGGCACACATTTTGGAAGGGTTGAAAATTGCCCTTGCTAACTTGGATGAGGTTATAAAAATCATCCGCGGCTCCAAAGATGTGGATACCGCTCGGGAGGGATTAATGAGCCGTTTTGGACTTACCGAAAAACAGGCTCAGGCCATCCTCGATATGCGGCTTCAAAGACTAACTGCCTTAGAGCGGGAAAAAATTGATGAAGAGTACCGGGAATTAATTAAGAAGATAGAATATTTTAACTCAATTTTAGCCGATGAGAGGGTACTTTTAGGGGTAATCCGTCAGGAACTTTTAGAAATTAAGGAAAAATACGGTGATGCCCGGCGGACGCAAATCACCAATGAAGAATCTATCTTTGATGAGGAAGATTTAATTGCCGAAGAGGACATGGTAATTACCATTACCCACCAGGGTTACATCAAGAGACTTCCGGTGGATACCTATAAAAACCAGCGCCGGGGTGGCCGCGGGGTTACCGCCATGGCTACCAAAGAAGAAGACTTTGTGCGGCATTTGTTTGTAACTTCTACCCATAATTACTTACTGTTCTTTACCAATAAAGGGAAGGTGTATCGTTTAAAGGTCCATGAGATACCCGAAGCCGGAAGACAGGCTAAGGGAACTCCTATCGTAAATTTACTTTATGTTGACCAGGACGAAAGGATTACCGCCATTATTCCGGTAAAAGAGTTTACCGATGACCATTATCTCTTTATGGTGACGAAAAACGGTATTGTGAAAAAGACCGTTTTATCCGAATACGATAGTTCCAGAAGAGACGGAATTATTGCTTTATCGTTAGAAGAAGGGGATAAGTTAATTGATGTTAAGCTTTCCACCGGGCAGGAAGAAGTAATTATTGGGACAAAAAAAGGAATGGCTATAAGATTTTCGGAAACCGATGTTCGCCCCATGGGCCGTACTGCCCGCGGAGTAAAAGGAATAACCCTAAGCCCCGGGGATGAGGTAATTGGTCTTGAAGTGGTGGACGAGCAGGCGGAACTTCTAACGGTAACTTCTAAGGGCTTTGGAAAAAAGACTCCTTTTAGCGAGTACCGGGTCCAGGGCCGGGGTGGTAAGGGTATTATTAATATGAAAGTAACCCAGAAAAATGGGGAAGTAGTTGGTATTGTTGCCGTACGTCCGGAAGATGAGGTAATGGCTATTTCCGGGGAAGGGATAATGATTCGGGTAAAAGCTGCGGAAATATCGACCCAGGGCAGGGCAACTCAGGGGGTTACTTTAATGAAACTCAATAAAGATGATCAATTGACGGCCGTAGCTAAGATTGCTGCCCAGGAAGACGAAGAAAATGATTAA